From Micropterus dolomieu isolate WLL.071019.BEF.003 ecotype Adirondacks linkage group LG06, ASM2129224v1, whole genome shotgun sequence:
TTAAAACCCTTTTTATAGTAATATCATAGTAACAAAACACTACTATTCTTGCTAAGAAATTCAACTTGTCAGCGAATCAAAGCTTATTAATATCACAATTCATGTAATTCATTATGTTGTGCATTTCTACTGGTGCGGCTTTATTCTTAAAACAGTATTTATCTTTTCTCTACAGAGACCGTGGTTCTGGGACTGCAGGGCATGTTGGAGGCAGTATCCAGTTCAGGTGAAAACATTAGTTCTCACTGTTTCAGATAACCAGTGTCTGACCTCCTATATTATAACATATATCCTTGTTTCAAGCGGAATCTGTTAAATGTGATCTGTTCTTAGGGGTAGTCCGAGTGAAATCTCAGTTTGAAAGAAACAGATTCAATTTGATTTAAGGAGGAAACGTAAAACAAGCACACAGTGATGGCCTAATATGTTTCCTTCACAATGAGTTTAATCACTGTGAAAAGCCAACATAGCAGAGGATAGTTTCGATCTATCGACCTCTGGGTTATGGGCCCAGCACGCTTCCGCTGCGCCACTCTGCTACACACCCCAGATGGGACTTgaacccacaatccctggcttaggaggccagtgCCTTATCCATTAGGCCACTGGGGCTGCTACGTTATGCTGTGTCGCACCACTGTCTATTATTCATTTAGTGGGAGTGACGCTGACGCTGACACTGCAGTCCTTTTTGATTTCATTGTCTATGGAAAGGGATGGTAGTCTGTGTGTGAATTAAAATGTAGCCTACACTGCAGCCTAAGAAAGTGATGGACAATGACAATCACAATTTCACAAAGCCCAAGGTAAAGTCTtcaaaagttttgttttgtccaatcaaaaataaaaacccaaagatattcagtttactatgaGTGAAAACTccattaaaaacagcaaatattcaTATTTGAAACTGATATCCTTCCATAGAGAGTTCCTTTTGGTGCCACCAGTAAATGTCCAGTTGTTTTAGATTCCCTTTCTACTGACTTTTGAGTACTGTTTTGTCCACAGCCCATGGAGAGAGCTCACTACTGGTACTACATGTTAGAGTTGGGCTTTTATGGCTCTTTGCTCCTCCGGATCTCTGTGGACATCAAGAGGAAGGTGAGGACCTCAACATTTATTCATTCGTGATTCTCATCTGCCTCATAGCACACAACACATTTGCTCTTTTGATGCAAGGTCTTACATTTGCTTCAGCCTGGtcatattttgtatttgatgGCTTGCACTTCTGCTTTAATGAGGAACTTCAACTAACACATAGTTAATAAGTGACTATAAGAGCAGTACTTTAAATTCATCTTTTGACATACAAAGGACAGATATTCTACATATGTTTGGTTTGCCAGGATTTTAAAGAGCAGGTGATCCACCATTTGGCCACCATCTTCCTGCTCAGTTTCTCCTACTGTGCCAACTACATTCGCGTCGGCACCTTGGTCATGCTGCTTCATGACTCCTCTGACATCCTGCTCGAGGTAACTTTGAATCTCACAAACTCTCCCACTGTGCTAAAAGGATAAATTagacttgtttttgcaaatCCCTGGGCAATGCTGCTTTCAACGTAACCTTGGTGACTCAacaacaatatttacattaagagTCCCATGTCATCTATTCAGACTCTAGGGCCGTAGTCAAACTGGCAAATGGGACCTTACACATTTAATGAATCTCTTCAGGGCACGTCAAGATTGATTCACCTTCACATTGGTCACTTTCCTGCCTCTGTAGCCCTAACAAAGTGAGAAACACTGTCTTTGTGAACAGCCAAAGCTTCACACTGTGCTTGAGGCTGTTCTTAGAAAACAAGTATCTGGACTGATATCTGCGTAGTAGCCTGCAGGATACTTAACTTATTTCAGCAGACAGATCCTGTGACTGAGTCCTGATAGCTTAAAGCACTTCAGCAGCCAGAGGTAAGTTTTGTTTACATGAAAAACGAAAAAGAAAATTCGATAAAACCCAAGTTGTGCTGGATTCTAAAGGAAAGGACACAACGGCAAACACAtgtgaacatttaaaatatacagtacatagccGTGGCCTGCACTGTGTGGAAGTCTGCTCATGTTACGGGCTCATCAGCTGACATCAAGCACAAATGCTCTTGTTTACTTTTCCCTTGTTGAAGACACGTTTATATATTATCCTGATCTTGGCTCATTGACTCTTTTTGCATAATGTTTCACTAATGTTTTGTTCACTGTGGCGAGGTCGCTTCACATTTAGTTCCAATTATGGTTTGTATTTGTTTGAACAATTCAATCATTTGATCTTTTTGCAGTCTGCCAAGATGTTCAACTACGGCACTGGATGGAGGAAAACGTGTGACACactgtttgttgtgtttgctgtGGTCTTCCTTGTGACTCGACTGGTGATTTTCCCCAGCAAGTGAGGTTTACTCCTACTCTTTTTGTGGATAAAATGTTTAACTACTGTACTTAATGTAGCATGGAAGACTCATAAGTCCATTGtcagaaacacttttttcaacatTGCTtcaattatttgattatttacaGAATCCTCCATACCACCCTTGTACTGTCCATGGAAGCGTTTGAACCTTTTGCCGGCTACTACTTTTTCAACGTCCTGCTGATGGTGCTGCAGGCTCTTCACATCTACTGGGCTGGTTTAATCCTACGCATGGTCTATAAATTCCTGAAAGGCAAGGTGAGAACCAGCTGTAAAGTTGAAATAAACTCTAACTAACATTAACAATCCTTGCATAGTGGCTTTCTTATGGAAAGACAATTCCTAAATGTGTTTCAACGTCCAAGATTAAAATAGTTTCTCATCTTTGTCATACATGTTTAAACCCTGTGTCTGCTTCTGTCTCCAGCTGGAAAAAGATGAACGCAGTGATGAAGAGAGTGAGgttgaagaggaagaggacgacaaaggaggagaggaaaatgtGGATGAAAGAGGAGATTGCAGTTGGGAGAAAAGTAAAGACACCATGAACTCCAAACTGTCTTTACTGACCAACAGTTGTGTCCTAAATAACTTGACCAACCACAGGGCATCTGTATCTGGCAGAATGCGTAAAGCTCAGTGAAGTCTTGATGAATTTTGTCACACAAAGTCCCAGTTTttctgtgtcaaaacaaaaacaagccaATGTTTACAAATCAAGTGATATTATTCTCTTTACTACAGTTCCTGTATGCCCATACTGCTGTGCTTCACTTTTAGACAAGTGGCGAGAGTTTAATTAGTCATTGTAAAATGTTATAGCAGAGGATAGTTTCGATCTATCGACCTCTGGGTTATGGGCCCAGCACGCTTCCGCTGCGCCACTCTGCTACACACCCCAGATGGGACTCgaacccacaatccctggcttaggaggccagtgCCTTATCCATTAGGCCACTGGGGCTGCTGAGCATGCAGAATCGCACGACTGTATAATTCCTGCAGTGGCAGTGACATTGACGCTGCAAACCTTTTTCAGTTCATCGCCTCTGGATTGGGATGTAGTGTGTGTGAAGTAAAATCAGGGAATCATGAAGGTGTTTGATGCCTGcctgatgtttttattcattgcaGTTAACACTGCAAACTGTTTACACTGTTTGTCATTGAATTCACCAAGCGTatgtttgaaaacaaaaaaaacagattgtaaTAGcccaatatcaaaacaaatattagGTAGTTGATGTGACACCAAGTATAGACAGAAGTGCTTGtcttttattgtaaaataatgaAGTTGTTACATGCAGTAGATATTTTAATGCAGGgaataaagtcataattttACTTTGTCTCATGTGATGATTTAAGACATTGAAATAGTTTTTGATTCGGTAGAATTATACTCATAAGTCACCCCCAACTCTTTTAAATCATGAACCTCACATCCATCATTAGACAGGTTCTGTGTCAGTTTACAACTAAAAGGTAAACCGTTAATCTTTTGTGTTTCATAAGTTTGTTCATTGTTTTAGAATTGTAATTGTTGTGATTGTAATGTGGTTGTAATTGTGTTAATGTTTTACGTTAAGGCTATTTTGCATGTGTTATAGATCTGTTTTTATAATGGGCATTTACATGAAATAGTGCAATACTCAGATACTGAAATTATGCTGTACAGCTTCTTACCACACATGGACTGTGGTACCACAGTGACATCTGGTGACTAGAACTAGGATGAAATGTAGTCTGGGTACCATCCTGAAACGTTTGTGGTAACCTGTAATGGATGTGTGTAACATATAAATATGTCATTAAGTCAAGtcaagttaatttatttataaagcacatttataaACAACCACTGTTGAATAAAGTGATGTACAATGTAATGCAACGACAAAAGCAGATCAATGAGGTTTTaaaaaggggagagagagaatcatACAGCAATAATTAAACAATAGAAATATGAAGCCCCGCGACCCTgaacgcaggataagcggttgacgatggatggatggaaatatgAAGCAATCGGGACAGATAAGCGTGAATGTCTCTAGACTGACTAGAacgccaaagaataaaaatatgttgtaaGACTAAacttattaattataataagaTTATTATAAacttattaattataataagaTTAATATAATAAATCTCAATTTAGGTAACGTTAAGAGGTAGGTTAGATAAACGTACTATTTGTCTGATGAAATGTAACTAAAGTTACACTAACGTTACGTGAATAAGCGTGAAGCAACGCCTTTTCCAGTAAAACACGTGATCAATTTTCTAGCTCCACGTAGTGTTTATTAActggcagtgttgggcaagttgctcagaaattgtaatatattactagttacttattactccttaaaaaagtaatattattactttacttattattGAGTGATAAAAGTAACAAGTTACGTTTCTCGTtacgttactagttacttaccggtgtttcccacagaatgacagcgggggagggggggtattctactttggacaggtttgtgcagtagtgttcaggagagagagaaagagggagcgtgCGAGaaggtgctgcacgaatatatgcttctcaatacagctcctcagtcaaatagtattttaaaaacgcctagtaaaaaaaattacaaaatcaaTATGttgcggtcagcgttgataataaTCTAAATTATGGGAAatactgctttcactaccatcCCCCTTCACCATCAGCATGTTGAAATGCTATATTATGCcatttttatttaagatatcaggggtagtgtattctgatagactaataatgatttttctttttatgttacCAGGATGTTACTGACGATCAACTACTTTCTCGACGGCATTCCCAACTGCAaagttgcacagatttatgggcgtggaaacaaaccacgcttgtgggtcatacgcatgcgcagaaccACTAGGTAGCACATCTTGATAGGTAGCACAAATCGACAGCGTGAATCGACGACGACAGTcgattcacgtcaaggatggtgcgttcagtaacgagtaagtTAACGCAGCGTTAtttgccttagtaactagtcATAATGTTACTGTTTCAGAAAAGTAagtagttacactactagttactggaaaaagtaatattacagtaacacgTTTCTGCCCAACACTGACTGTCACTAATCTAGCTAGCTTGAGTACTGAACATGTTTGCTTGTAGCAGCACTTAATTTATGATGCAGTTGGTTACCTTAGCATTTGTTTTCCGATATAGAAAGTACACTGTTTAATGTTAGGCTCCACGTAACGATTTAGAGCCTCTGCCCAATGTCTCCTCGCGTCTTGTTAGCTGCTATCGTCTAATGTCTTTAATGGTTTTATCGTTTTCaaataacattttcacatttatagCTTCGCACTCATTAGCCACGAGGGCGGCGCggcggtgcagtggttagcactgtcacagcaagaaggtcgtgggttcaaaccccggttgccccggcctttctgtgtacgccggcttcctcccaccatccaaagacatgcaggctaggttaattggtgtctctaaattgtccttaggtgtgactTTGAGTGTAAGTCgctctatgtgtggccctgtgatggactggcgacctgtccagggtgtacgccgcctttcgcccaatgtcagctgggataggctccccccgcgaccctgtacacaggataagagGTAAACGATGGATGGACTCATTAGCCACCTAGCGGTGGAAAAGGGAAATGCGAGTTAAGTTGACGCAATTTTTGCATCGTGGCTGCCACAAGGGGGCGCTACTGCAGCGGAAGGTAACATGATCGCCAGGGGGTCGGACTGtactgaaatattttataaGTTTATGTATAAATTTTATGTACAGTTGTCTCTGTGGCGCAATCGGTTAGCGCGTTCGGCTGTTAACCGAAAGGTTGGTGGTTCGAGCCCACCCAGGGACgacatgtgtttatgttttctttccctATTTTGTTACAGATTCTATGAATTTTGATATCAGCCGTCTGAACATGTATTATCTAAACACATAAAATAGCCAACCCAAATAAATCTACAACATGTCAGCGCCTGTGATCTAAACACCAGCCCTCCTCCAGCTGTGCAGACGCGGCAGACGAGCGGATATGGCACCCGGCAGCGGACGTAGATGCAGCATCCGGTAGCTTCTTCAAACTTcgcaacatttttgtttttcatcagctTTTTCCGTTTTGTTGCcgaaacatgtatttttttaatgcagtctATGGTATTAcatatgacagaaatacagtctttggaaaaggaagacggggttttggattaaagagcagcggaCCATGAGACGATCCACGCtcaaaggagaggaaagagagccggtGTGGTGTCTAGGTAGTTATCCCTGATAGAAAGTGTTCCCTCGGACCTTCAACTTCACCAAATAAATGACATATATAACACGTGGAGTGTTTAATCTGTCGTTTTAGTATTGTTGTTCTATCAGCGAGGTTTTACAAAGCAAGTTAACACACGGCTCATATatcaaaataaatgcttttattctgTTGGAGGCTAATGTTACGTGTTATCGAACTTAGTATTATTCAATGCACTGAATTGAGAATGTCTAAACAAGACGACAATGTATTTCCCCTCATAAAGCAAACATTAATTTCGCCATAGTCTGAAGATTAGTTATAAGTGACTACAGAGTCGTTCACTTGGCCAACTGTGACAGACAggttgtaaaaaaataaagattactGTAATGAGTTTAACACATTGCTCAATTACATCTACTTCACTCTAAATGTACACTGAACTGAATGCAGAAtagtagacaatattttgtccttgtaatccacgTTTTGATAGCATTTGGATATTACTGGAAATTGTTAAGAATCCctctccttaaagggtaaattattatcataatcatttaataatagcatttaaaaagcacttttcatacacagaAAGCGTTGACAGTACTTGTGCTACAAGGCTGGACATACAGTCTACCAAAATATGTATCCCCCTTTATAAACAACAGATGATGGCCTAGcatcatgtattttattttgtgtatatttcaCATGATGTCTAATAACAGGGATGAATATGGAGACATTTCCATTTTCCCAGaaaaagttatagtgggatacaaattATTCCACCAGCCATAAAACATATCCCCCctccataatgcacagatgactttttctagaaaataaaaactttccATATTCATCCCTGTTATGAGACATGATctgaaatacacaaaataaaatgcgCGATGGTAGGCCATCATTTGTGCAACACCTGAATAGAAACGCTGACCCAGCTTGAACTTAAGGCTGTTACTAAAGGTcaggtctggacaaaatgggacacACGTTGGCCAAGCAACGGAAATAAGAGACTGACCCATCATCAGTATCCCTTATCAAGCACTAGTCAatgcaagatgagaggaggcggACTATGTGTTTCCAtggatgcttggtgctcaaacgcagtcaagatggacacaGTTTCAGACTTTTATtatatgaaaatgaaaccatcaTCTTGTTGCTGTATTTATATTCACCCCAGAcccaatttttaaaaaaatgcaccGCAGAATAATCGAGGTGTAGGctcata
This genomic window contains:
- the LOC123972483 gene encoding ceramide synthase 2-like, whose protein sequence is METLPDVWRQEYWLPPGVAWRDMDQLADSDRPQPQDLLIALPLALGFVALRYVFERFFAPPMARCLGVKNRLQVTAALSPKLESFYTQRSRQPTQSEIVSLMSLCGKTQRQIETWFRLRRNQDRPCQTKKFGEAAWRFFFYLTAFMAGLTCLIDRPWFWDCRACWRQYPVQPMERAHYWYYMLELGFYGSLLLRISVDIKRKDFKEQVIHHLATIFLLSFSYCANYIRVGTLVMLLHDSSDILLESAKMFNYGTGWRKTCDTLFVVFAVVFLVTRLVIFPSKILHTTLVLSMEAFEPFAGYYFFNVLLMVLQALHIYWAGLILRMVYKFLKGKLEKDERSDEESEVEEEEDDKGGEENVDERGDCSWEKSKDTMNSKLSLLTNSCVLNNLTNHRASVSGRMRKAQ